In a genomic window of Borrelia maritima:
- a CDS encoding 5'-methylthioadenosine/adenosylhomocysteine nucleosidase, producing MILIISAMQEESEEINKMIDDKEEIVLNSYLENKKIYKGKILEKNVISLTTGIGKVNAATWSSQIISKYKITHIINSGSSGGIKEDSNLKISDIIVSSETAYYDFDLTKFGHKIGQVPNLPQRFKTDEELLKKVINIVDSKLLNIDIHIGLILTGDRFIDNEKNLETIKKNFKDALAVDMEGAAIAQVAYIFKIPFIIIRSISDLPNNKDNHIDFNKFLKTSSINSSKMTKELIRLI from the coding sequence ATGATTTTAATCATATCGGCCATGCAAGAAGAATCAGAAGAAATAAATAAGATGATTGATGACAAAGAAGAAATTGTATTAAACAGCTACTTAGAAAATAAAAAAATTTATAAAGGAAAAATTTTAGAAAAAAATGTAATATCTTTAACGACAGGAATTGGAAAAGTTAACGCAGCTACTTGGAGTAGTCAAATTATATCTAAATATAAAATCACTCATATAATAAACTCCGGAAGTTCTGGCGGAATAAAAGAAGACTCCAACCTTAAAATATCAGACATCATAGTGTCCTCAGAAACAGCATACTATGACTTTGACTTAACCAAGTTTGGACACAAAATAGGACAAGTCCCTAATTTACCACAAAGGTTTAAAACAGATGAAGAACTGCTAAAAAAAGTAATTAATATTGTTGACAGTAAGCTTTTAAACATTGACATCCATATTGGCTTAATACTAACAGGAGATCGATTTATTGACAATGAAAAAAATCTTGAGACAATTAAAAAAAATTTCAAAGATGCTTTGGCCGTAGATATGGAAGGAGCTGCCATAGCTCAAGTAGCATACATATTTAAAATACCATTCATAATAATTCGCTCAATTTCTGATTTACCAAACAATAAAGACAATCATATAGACTTTAACAAATTTTTAAAAACATCATCAATAAATTCAAGCAAAATGACAAAGGAACTCATTAGATTAATATGA
- the metK gene encoding methionine adenosyltransferase, translated as MNKIIAANKTLTSEAVSEGHPDKIADQISDAILDEILKLDKNAKVACEVIVARNLVVIAGEINSPVKKNIDIKEIAKNIIKDIGYTDIDYGLDYKTITVIDAVGNQSRDIINAIEKKGSNNLGAGDQGIIFGYACDETKNFLPAPYELANSILKKASNLRKSGAIKWLRPDSKSQVTIEYDKNRKPVKIKNIIVSHQHHPNISQELMRQTIIEEIIKPNIQDQSMLDENTIYCINPSGNFVIGGPTGDTGLTGRKIIADSYGGFARHGGGAYSGKDATKVDRSAAYMARYIAKNMVAAGIAKEFELQLAYAIGIENPISIQITAGINDPEYENKILNFIVNNFDLTPNGIIEKLKLKQPIYLKTCTYGHFGKNEFEWEKLDFVKKIQTVLKK; from the coding sequence ATGAATAAAATAATAGCGGCCAACAAAACTTTAACTTCTGAGGCTGTATCTGAAGGACATCCAGATAAAATTGCAGATCAAATCTCTGATGCCATCCTTGATGAAATACTAAAATTGGATAAAAATGCAAAAGTAGCTTGCGAAGTCATAGTTGCACGAAATTTAGTAGTAATAGCAGGAGAAATAAATAGTCCTGTAAAAAAAAACATAGATATAAAAGAAATTGCTAAAAACATCATTAAAGATATAGGCTATACAGATATTGATTATGGGCTTGATTACAAAACAATAACGGTAATAGATGCTGTCGGTAATCAATCTCGCGACATTATAAATGCAATTGAAAAAAAAGGATCTAATAACCTTGGAGCAGGTGATCAGGGAATAATCTTTGGATATGCCTGCGATGAAACAAAAAATTTTTTACCTGCTCCTTATGAACTCGCTAATTCAATTCTAAAAAAAGCCAGCAATCTTAGAAAATCAGGAGCAATAAAATGGCTGAGACCCGACTCAAAATCTCAAGTTACTATAGAATACGATAAAAATAGAAAACCTGTAAAAATAAAAAATATTATAGTCTCTCATCAACACCATCCAAATATTTCCCAAGAACTAATGCGCCAAACAATAATTGAAGAAATTATTAAGCCTAACATTCAAGACCAATCAATGCTTGATGAAAATACTATTTATTGCATTAATCCTTCTGGAAATTTTGTCATTGGAGGACCTACCGGAGACACTGGTCTTACTGGAAGAAAAATTATTGCCGATAGTTATGGAGGATTTGCAAGACATGGGGGAGGAGCATATAGCGGAAAAGATGCCACAAAAGTAGATAGATCTGCCGCCTACATGGCAAGATATATCGCAAAAAATATGGTAGCAGCAGGCATTGCTAAAGAATTTGAACTACAGCTTGCATATGCAATTGGAATTGAAAACCCAATATCTATTCAAATAACTGCAGGAATAAATGATCCCGAATATGAAAACAAAATATTAAATTTTATTGTTAATAACTTCGACCTAACTCCCAATGGCATAATTGAAAAATTAAAACTAAAGCAACCCATATATCTTAAAACTTGTACTTATGGTCATTTTGGAAAAAATGAATTTGAATGGGAAAAATTAGATTTTGTAAAAAAAATACAAACGGTACTAAAAAAATGA